The Rosa chinensis cultivar Old Blush chromosome 7, RchiOBHm-V2, whole genome shotgun sequence DNA segment TTGCCATatagttgtagtgcaagtttggAGTCGGGGCCTTTTTGGCCCCTTGAGTCAATCATTttagagttccagtgtgaagtctagtggcCATTTCTGTGTAAGACATGTTTcctaaaactcgttgtaagcaattcattattaatgaagttcttcttgataaaaaaaaatcatacaacacaaaatGCAATCCCAAATCTCAATAACACAATAAAACTGATCGTCTCAATTACTATTTCCTTATCTCCAACAAcctcaaaatcataacaaaacattttctaaatattattttCACACCTCAACATTTTCACAAATCGTACATATTcatttcaaaacataaatctAACAACACcgtcatttttccttttcaaattcatttattttcttcaaaatctCCTCTCAACCCAATAATGATAAAATCACACAAAACAATGTTTTTCACTTCACCAAACAATTCTAACTATATTTCACAGTCTACTCAAACCGAAAATCATTTGTAACAAATCTTTGTTTTTACTTACCCATAAACCGTTGATGATCtaattcatataatttaaaccaaatatttactTTGCGACATATATGATTTTACTGCTAATAATTCATTCTACTAACTATCACTCAACTAATTTATCACCTAAAacaatgtgagatttactcaccctCTATATCTcactgcgtcttcacacaaaaaCCAAGAtaagcacaaaatcatccaaacTCCGCTCACATAATtctgtcaatcacctaatcacatcaaggtcacactcaatacaacacaaagcaCACAATCATTTTAAAGTTCAAAACACGTGAACTATAAACCGAATGATACGTCAGTTGAGATGAAACCCCATCAGAGACCACCTAAGGCCTCCAAAACACTTCTAGGATCAAACCACCCAAATAAGAGGACGATCCACGTATTGAAAACCGAACAAACCGAAACTGTAATGAACCCAACTCAACCAAAACTcaagaaaaacacaaaagtAAACATACCCACACGTTCGTATCGACAAATGGAGTCTAATAGAGCAAGGAACTGCCTCTGGAATGGCCAGACGCACTACCACACGCTGCCACATGAAGCCCACATGCTGCAGGGCCGACTTCAAAAGCATGAAAATCAACTCCACCGAACTTGGAGATCATAACACGaggaacaactttcataactagtttAGCCTAGATCGAGCCCGAAAAATGTTAACTGTTGAACTTCAAACCATAATTTCTCACTCCACACTTTGAATCGATCTTCAAGATTTGTATGGTTGTGATCAGGAGGAGGAGAGCGTCACAGAATGAGTTTTAGCCGCCGCTGTTGCTGGAGGAGGAAACTAGGTTAGGGTTAGCGCCACCATGAAATCAGCCGTTTGATCAGCCACTTTTGGTGCACCTCAGAGCAAACCAGTGGCTAGGggaagaaaaggagaaaagtCTGAGCTGGGTGGTGCAAGTTTCACCGCTGGAGGACGCCGGACGGCGGAGAAAATGCCGGGTCGGGTTACTGGTTTCGCTGGCGGGGTCGGTGAACTTCTAATGAACTTAACATAGTTCCTAATTACATTGATGGAATAATCAATCTTCTCCATCCCATGCCTCGCAATCAGATTCAAAATATGACAGCAACACCTAACACGCAAAAAACTCCCACCTAACACTAACTGCTTCCAATTTCCAATCTTCTCCTTCATGTAATCTATGGAAAATTGATGAGTCGAAGCATTTGTCAACTATAATAGTAAAAACGTTCTCAATACGCCAGTTAATCAAACATGACTCGACCAATTTTTCTATTGTCTTTCCCTTGATTTGAAATAATAGTGAAGTTTAAAATTCTTTTGTGCAAATTCCAAGTCTTATTATCTATGAAACGGGTAGTTAAGACTAGGAAATTGGTATTCTGGACCAAAGTCCAAGTATAGTGGTAAGAGAAACTCTTAGATTGTTCCTTGCTAAAAACTCTCTGATCTTCTCAAATTGGTAGAGATCCCAGATATCTCTAGAAATTTTCCTACAAGAAAGAGGATTGAACTTTGGCTGAGCTATTTTAATGAGCTTTATAAAGCCCTGCCCTCTACATGACTAAAGGGCAGGTCGTCCCTCACAATCATCCTAACACATGCTCTTCTACAATTGTCTTTAATGAAAGTAACAGTTACTAATTTATTACCACTCATAGCATTATCGAAAGCCAGATACCTTTGCCTTTTAGCTGGGATATATATCAGGCACTTCTTTCACTGGTACATCATATGAGTTCTCATCAATGTCATCCCCATTTTCTTTGGAGTTGCAGTACTTCCACTTTGCTCTTGATTTCGCCATCTTCGAATTATCCAAATTTGTCATCCTCAAGTAATGGTTCCATGTTATAGACTGATTCTTCCTCTTCACATATTCTGCTTCATTGGTTAGAGAAGGAGGTTGCGCAGCCGCTTCAGATTGAAGATAAGAGGGGGGAGGGGGGGAATGAGATGTGGTGCAGCAGCCTTACTGGTAGTAGTTAGTGTTGTTCCGATGATAAACTCAATTAGTGTCAGATTGGGAGTTTGTGATGCTTCTTTCATACATAAACTGAAAGTGAAAACAAGAAAAGCTGCACTAATTATAACAGATGAAATAGAAAAATCCTAAATCGGAAACCCCAATACAAGAATAGAAACTTTAGTTTGAAAACCCAAGTTAAATGAAATCAAATCTCTCATCTAAAAAACCCAATTATGAAAGTTTAGAACCCTAATTCGAAATTGGTATTTTGACAACTCAGAACCTTAACTTGACTAAGAACAAAAATGAGAAACCCCTTTGAAAtccaaattgaaaatgaaatcaaaacgGTCTTTATAAAGTCCCAACCCAaaaatcgaaaccctaattcgaaatccataatgaaaaattgaagccctaatttgaaatcaaaatcccccaacaaccaaaaccaatttgaaatcaaagttgaaaatggaatcaaacttttttttcttcctaaaACCCCAAACCTAAAATCAAAACTAgaaatcaaaattttgaaatcaaattTTTGAAAAACCCCAATTTCGAAACCCAGAGACATATCGAGTCCATCTTAGAGACCAAAGATGAAGCCGGGAAATGAAATCAAAGATGAGAGATCGATTTGAGAAGAGATGTTTACGTGGATCCAATTTTTAtttagaaagagagaaaaagagagttgagagagagatgagagaagagaAACAGAGAATGAGAGAGTGATTTTTGGCGCATAAGTTTAGAGTTTTCTCTTAGTGTGAATGATCATGGTGTGATAGGTTTCAACCAATCAAGAATTGACCACAAATAAAATTAATCACATTTTAATTATAATATAACTATTCTGGTTCGATTTTTTTATGGTCAGTCCATACGTCGATGGAAACGGTctgatttagaaaattaaagtttttttttctctacttCATCTAGTTCAATATCTGATCCCTTTTTGTGGCCCGATTCGGTTTATTTTGGACCCCTGGTTCGGTTTATGTCCAACCTTACTTTTAAATACATGTCTTcgatttatttttatattttattaatttctctATTTCTGGTTTATTGTTGTCTACAATATCATAATGTTTGTTTTTAATATATTAATATTAGTACTCATTTGAGAATTGTACAATGTACACAAACTCCAATAAAAACACTACATTTTCAGACTAGAAGTAGAAAAGGGAGAAACACTGCCATctaatttttgttgttttgttcatAAAAATTTTCATGCCCATAACTATGATAGAAGATAAGCCCTAAAAGTAACTTTCTTCGGAAATGAGAAAGACCACATTTTGGCGAACATATTATGTCGCACTCTATCAAAGATTCAAAGCCATCAGCTGCCATTTATTTAGTGCTTGAACTTTGGAGCTAGGATTATGTTTTTCATCACATCAATTAACCAAACCTTATGCTATGATTATTAATGTGTTAGTATGAGGAAAATATTTGGAGGGTTATAAATTCAgatagggtgcggctattgctacCCTATTAACtattttgttcaccctactttctcttctcaccctacatttattttttttaatttgtagtTTACTTTGTTCACCCATTTGCAGTACCCAAAATACCCTTTTCAAGCCACCCTACTAACtattttgttcaccctactttcTTTTCTCACCctacatatattttttaaatttcaagtCTACTTTGTTCATCCTACTTTCTTTTCTCACCCcacattattttttaaatttcaaacCATATGGTGTTTTCAGACAACAAGATTACCTCATTTTCAGGATCCAAGTAGGTGTTTTCAGACTCCATTAGCGCGTTAATTTGATACATTTTGAGGCATAAAGCTTGTTACTATAGCATAAGAACAATTGTagatgatgaaaaaaaataaagagttaGGGTTTAACGATGAATGGAAATATTAAGAACGTGTTTTAATAAGAGATTGtcttttattgtaattttatattaaagTATTTTAGCCTTTTAATAAATCAGAAagttgtagggtgaacaaagtagttagtagggtggcaatagcctcacccATTCAGATATCATAGATCGAACTTAATAATCATGAAACTTGTATACCAAATTAATGTACATATATAATGTGTAAACATACATAAGTGATATGTGTATAAACGTACATGTGCTATTCCATTACACATATCTATACCGAGGCAAATATGCAAGGGGAATGCTAGTAGCTAGTCTTTCCCACCAACTTACTGTCttactcttttctctttctcatcCTATAATATAATAGTTTCATGATGTACATCACCCTTTAAAACAATAAACGTTTATTGATTGAATACACAGGTTTGGTAATAGTATAGTAAGATTCTGATGACGAAACCTCCACTGTGGAACTGTGATCTAATAACAATTAAATAGTACGTGGAACTGTGATATAGAGAATGAACAGTTTagatgagaaagaagaaagatcgAGAATGGCTGAAAGGGAAGTTTGCTAGTATTTCTCTATATATGCTAAATGCTAATTCATGAAATGAATCGTAACTGAAAGTTCTCAATCAtaattggttttggttttctttaAGGAAAAGTTCAAGCcagtaggaagaagaagaactacTTATTCCTCCATTACTGAAGTGCTGCAGCTGGCATCTCCAGGATTGTTAATTAAAGTATCAGCCACAGGTGTAGGAGTATTAGAAGAGTATGGGGAGTATTCATAAATTTCAGGTGGGTTCTTCTCTGCTTGGCTGAGACTACTGACCATTGAAGTAAAGTTCGTGCATTGACCCATTTCATCAATTTCAGGGACTGCAAAAGTACTGAAAGGGACTTGTGGGTTGTTGTGATGGGGTACTGAGCTTCCATAGTGGAGTGGTTGAGAAGATGAGCTAGCATTTTCAAGTACCAGTTGGGATGAATTTAAAACTGGGAGGTTTTCTTGTATAGGAGGAGGAGCATAACTGCCAACACTAGAGTTTAACAAATGTGATTGGAGTACATATTGCTGGTGCAGGTATTGAAGCTTGACCAACTGAGCTACAGCTTCTGCAGCATCATGTAATGTTGTAGCAGCAAGTTGATCCAACGTCTGAAATTGCAGCGGCAAAAGGTCCTGGAGGTTGGAGAAGAGGTCAGTTCTGGGTTGATGGGTCATCGGATCAATCCCCATCTGGATCAGTTTTTTCTTCAAATGAGTATTCCAGAAATTCTTGATCTCATTGTCAGTTCGTCCGTCTAGATGTGTTGCAATTGCTGACCATCTTGTAGTTAAAATAAGACGAGTCAATTTGTGATATTcaaagcatagagatagaaatGAAACTGATCGGATCGAGGAAATTGGTTGAAGAAGTATACTTGTTTCCGAG contains these protein-coding regions:
- the LOC112178404 gene encoding transcription factor MYB93: MGKSPCCDEPGLKKGPWTPEEDEKLVQYIQQHGHGSWRALPKLAGLNRCGKSCRLRWTNYLRPDIKRGHFSQEEEQTILHLHSILGNKWSAIATHLDGRTDNEIKNFWNTHLKKKLIQMGIDPMTHQPRTDLFSNLQDLLPLQFQTLDQLAATTLHDAAEAVAQLVKLQYLHQQYVLQSHLLNSSVGSYAPPPIQENLPVLNSSQLVLENASSSSQPLHYGSSVPHHNNPQVPFSTFAVPEIDEMGQCTNFTSMVSSLSQAEKNPPEIYEYSPYSSNTPTPVADTLINNPGDASCSTSVMEE